The Streptomyces hundungensis genome contains the following window.
GATGATCGACTTCGCGGCGGGCAAGGCGGGCTGGAAGGCGCCGGTGCCGTCCGAGAACACCTTCGACATCATGGTCAGCTTCGACATGGCGATCAGCGGCAACACCGTGGCGCTGGCCCGCATGGGCGGCGCGAGCGGCTTCTCCATCGCCGACGGCAAGAAGCTCTACGGCACCCCGAAGACCGGTAACTGCCGCTCCGACGCGTTCGCCGGCGGCCCCAAGCTCATCTCGGTGGGCTCCTGCACCGACCCGAACGACAACAACCTGGACTCCCCGCCGTCGGAGCTCCTCCAGGAACTCGACCCGGCCACCGGCAAGAGCAAGTGGAACTTCCAGTACGAGAAGGGCTGGACGATCCGCCGGGTCTACTCGATGGACCCGCTGGTGGTGTACGCCACCAACAAGGACAAGAAGACGTGGAACATCTCCACCTTCACCGCTGACGGCAAGCTCCGCTCGCAGGTCGACTCCAAGGCCCAGCTCACCGCGAGTTGCAGCGGCTTCGGCATCATCGACCGCCAGCTCCAGGACTGCTCGGGCACGGCCGCCGACGCCAACACCCTCTACATCTCCACCGAGGGCAAGCAGTCGGAGGAGCTCGGCGTGGGCCGCAGCAACGAGGTGATCGCCATCGACCTCGCCACCGGCAAGGAGAAGTGGCACTCGGCCGCGCCCAAGGGCCGCATGATGTCGCCGCTGGCCGTCGAGGGCGGCAAGGTCGTGCTCTACATCGAGCCCGGCATCGACGACGCGGGCGCCGCGGTCGCGACCCTGCCGCCCACCGGCGGCGCGCCGCAGATCACGCTGCAAAGCCCGGCGGCCGCCTCCGGCACCGAGCGGAACTTCTACAGCCCCCACACGGTCTGGGCGGGCGGACGGCTCTTCCTGCTCAACGGGCGGGTGAAGAGCCCCAAGGGCGACGAGCGGGACAACTCGATCCTGTCCTTCGGCAAGTGACGCCCCAACTCCCCTTCCCCGCCTTCCAGTCAGAGGTCCCTTCGGCATGAGCCAGCCACCCCAGCCACCCCAGCAGCCCCCGCGGCCCGAGGACACGCCTCCCGGCTTCGGCGCCCCGCAGCAGCCCCCGGCCCCCGGGTTCGGCGCACCCCAGCAGCCCCCGGCGGGCGGCTTCGGCGCGCCCACCCCGCCGCCGCCCACCGGCCCGCCGAGCACCCCGCCGCCCGCGGGACCCCCGGCCTACGGCTATCCGCAGACGCCCCCGCAGCAGCCGGGTTACGGCTACCCGGCGGCCGCGCCGCAGCAGCAGCCGGGTTACGGCTATCCACAGACGCCTCCGCAGCAGCCGGGCTACGGCTACCCGGGCCAGCCGGGCCAGCCCGGTCAGCCCGGTTACGGCTACCCGGGGCAGCCCCCCACCCAGCCGATGCAGCCGCAGTACCCGACCCCGGGCGCGCCCGGGCCCGGGCAGCCCGGCGGCAAGAAGCCGAACACCCAGCTCACGATCATCGTCGCGGCGGTCGTCGCGGTGGCCCTGATCGTCGGCGGCGGCATCTGGTACGCCTCCGGCAAGGACGACGGCAAGAGCGAGGCCAACTCGGGCGACACCGGCGGCGCCAAGGGCAGCGGCGGCAGCGCGACGGGAGGCGGCGGCAAGGAGAAGGCGCCCGCCAACACCGCCGCCCACGTGCTCTTCCAGACCCCGCAGCCCCAGGTCAAGGACCTCACCGCGGTGCACGGCTCCTGGCTCACCGACAAGGTGTACGTCAAGTCCGGCGTCAAGGAAATCGTCGGCTACGACCCCGCCAAGGGCACCCAGCTGTGGAAGCTTCCGCTGACCGGCAACGTCTGCGAGTCGACCACGCACGTCTCGGCCGACGGCAAGACCGCGTTCGCCTTCGAAAGCCAGGACAACGGTGCCAAGTTCGCGTCCTGCACCGAGGTCGCCGGCCTCGACCTCACCACCGGCAAGCTGCTGTGGCAGGCCGACATCAAGGGCGCCAACGGCGACCGCAAGACGCGCTTCGACGAGGTCACCCTCGGCGCGGGCACGGTCGCCGCGGGCGGCCTGGACGGCGGCGCGGCCTGGGACCTGAACACCGGCAAGGAGCTGTGGAAGCCCACCACCACCGCCGACCAGTGCAAGGACGTCGGATACGGCGGCGGTGACGCGCTCGTGGCCGTCCGCAAGTGCGGCGACTACGAGAAGCCCACCATCAACGTGCAGCCCCTCGACCCCAAGACCGGGCAGCCCCTGTCCACGTACAAGATGGTGCCCGGCGTCCAGTACGCGCACATCGTCTCCACCAAGCCGCTGGTGCTGGCCGCCGACGTCGGCGAGAGCGCGGGCGACGGCAGTGGCATCTCGGACTTCTTCTCCGTCGACGACAAGACCGGCAAGCTGCTCGCGCGCATCCCGGCCCCCGGCGACAAGTACGCCGCGGACTGCGACGGGACCTCCGTCGAGAAGTGCACGATGGTCGCGGCCGGCGGCGGCAAGCTGTTCGTGCCGACCGAGGAGCACGAGAACGCCTCGACCGCCAACGGCTCCTCGGGCCGCACCAACGAGGTCGTCGCCTTCGACCTCACCACCGGCCAGGCCGTGCCCGGCAAGGCGGACGCCGGCGACGGCTACAAGCTGCACCCGCTGCGCATGGACGGCACCAACGTCATCGCCTACAAGGACGCCCCCTACGACAAGGGCACCCAGGTGGTCAGCATCGACGGCACCACCCTCAAGTCGACGCTGCTCCTGGAGAACCCCTCCGACCGGTCGGTGCGCGGAGCGATCACCTCGTTCTCGACGGAGTTCTCCGAGATCCTCTACGGCAACGGCCGCCTGTACCTGGGCGCGACGCTCCTGAGCAAGCCGTACTCGGCGAGCGACTCCGACAAGAAGTTCCTGTTCATGGCGACCGGCACGAGCTGAGCCGCCGCCCGACGAAGGCCCCGCCCGACGAAGGCCCCGCCCGACGAAGGCCCCGCTCGACGAAGGCCCTGCCCGTGGAGAACTCCGCGGGCGGGGCCTTCGCCTTTTCCCGGCCCTTTCCAGCCACCTTTCCGCACGCCCTTCGCCGCAGGTCGGGGGGCGCGCGCGGGCGGCGGAAAACGGCCGAGATGGACGTTTCACTTCCGCACCCACTTCCTCGTACTTCCTCAACCACGCCTGAATGCCGGAGAATTCGGCATTCTGGGGGCTTCTCCTCGGTAAGAGGCACGCGGCGTCGAACAAGCGTGTAGCTTGCCGGGGCAAGAGGGCCGGGGAGCGGGGGGGCCCGAGCGGGCTGCCGTCGGCTCGAAGAGCCGGGGAGGGCCCGGGGGATGGGGGTTAGCTCGATGGGCGTGCGGCTCATGGTGGTCGACGACCACCGGCTGCTCGCCGAGGCACTCGCCTCGGCGCTGAAACTGCGGGGCCACCGGGTGCTCGCCGCGGCGGCGCCGGTCGCGGGCGCGGCAGAGCTGGTGGTGAGCCGGGCGCCCGAGGTGTGTCTGCTCGGCACGGCGTCGCCCGCCGAACCGGGGGTGTTCGACCCGATCGTACGGATCAAACGGGAGCGGCCGCAGGTCGCCGTGGTGGTGCTCGGCCCGGTGCCGAGCCCGCGCGGGATCGCGGCGGCGTTCGCGTCCGGGGCGTCCGGGTATGTGCGCCACGACGAGCGCATCGAGGGCGTCGAGCGGGCGATGGTGAAGGCCAGGGCGGGGGAGGCGGCGGTCGCGCCGGGGCTCCTTCAGGGTGCCTTCGCCGAACTGCTCAACCCCGCGGCCCAGCCGGACGACGAGGGGCAGCGGTTGTTGCGGCTGCTTACGCCGCGGGAGGTGGAGGTGCTGGTTCGGGTCGCGGACGGGGAGGATACGCGGCTCATCGCGGCCGGTATGGGCATAGCGCCGTCCACGGCCCGCACCCATGTCCAGCGGGTGCTGATGAAACTCGGGGTGGGGTCCCGGCTGGAGGCCGCCGCGCTGGCCGCCCGAACCGGCCTCCTGGACCGAGCGACCCCGCCCCGCTAGGGGCCCCCGGGGCGTTTGCCCACCCGCCCGCCCGTGCAGCGGGTTGGTCGGTCCCGCCCCCCTGGGGCTCCGCCCCAGACCCCAAGCTCTTTTTGCCCACCCACCCGCCCGTGCAGCGGGTTGGTCGGTTCCGGGCCCCTGGGGCTCCGCCCCAGACCCCAAGCCCCTTTGCCCACCCACCCGCCCGTGACGGGGGTGGACAGCCCCGGGCCCCTGGGGCTCTGCCCCAGACCCCGTTCGCGCCTTAAGGGCGCTCGTCCTCAATCGCCGGACGGGCTGAGGTGCTGGCCAGCACCGAGTAGTTAGGGGCGCGGGGAACTGCGCGACCAGCCACGCACGGCCCGCAGTCGAAAACGGGTTTCCAGGGGCGCGGGGAACTGCGCGACCTGACCCGTCCGGGTCCGCACCGGTCCTGCCAGGGGCGCGGGGAACTGCGCGAGGTGCGGGCACGGTCCGCACACGAACGGGGGGTTGGGGGCGCGGGGAACTGCGCAAAAGCGGGTCGCGCTGGCGCGGGGGGCTAAGGCGCCTCCGGCGCATCCGGCGGAGCCAGGGGGCGGAGTTTTAGCCAGGTCAGGAAGACGAGGCCCAGGACCAGCATCCCCACCCCCGTCCAGAGGTTGATGTTCACCCCCTGCGCCTTCTTCAGATCCGCGTCGGAGACGAACACCCCCGCCCCGCCGACAATCACCCCGTACAGGGTGAAGAGCCCACCAATGATCCGGCGGATATCGAAGAGCCGCGCCGCCGACGCGGACTTGCGCTCCAACTCGGAGACTTCACGGTGCAGTTCGGACATGTCAGGACCTCGGGATCGAAACGGGCATCGGAGCAGGCATCGGAGCAGGCATCGGAGCAGGCATCGGAGCGGGGGTCGGAACGGCCATCGAAACGGGCATCGAAACGGGCATCAGGGCGAGCCCTGGGACCGGCGTCAGGGCGGGCCCTGGGGCCGGCGTCAGGGCGGGCATCAGAACGAGTAGGGGACGTAGCACAGCGCGGCCAGCGCGATCGCGCCCCAGCCGAGCAGGGCAGGGCTCCGGTACCAGGCGCTGTCGCCCTCGGCCGGCGGCTCCTCGACGCCGGGCGACTTCGTGCCGTAGACCAGACCCGCCAGCTCCGCCGCCGGCTTGGGCGCCGTGAAGAGGGTGACGGCCACCATGACCACCGCGCCCGCCACGAATCCGACGATCGCGGAGACGAAGTTGGCGCCCTGGTCGGTGGGGATCGAGACGACGCCCTGCTTGTAGATCCAGAAGTAGTTGACCATCGCGGCCGTGGTCCCCGCGAACAGGCCCCACACCCCGGACTTCACCGAGGCCCGCTTCCAGAACATGCCGATCACGAACACCACGAACATGGGGACGTTGAAGAAGGAGAACAGGGTCTGGAGGTAACCCATGATGTTGGAGAAGGAGGAGGCGATGAAGGCCGTACCGATCGAGGCGAGTACACCGATCGCGGTGATCAGGCGCCCGAACCGCAGGTAGTAGGCGTCCGGCCGGTCCTTCTTCACGTACTTGGCCCAGATGTCGTACGTGAAGACGGTGTTGAAGGACGACACGTTGGCCGCCATGCCCGCCATGAACGCGGCGAGGAGTCCGGTCACCGCGATGCCGAGCACACCGTTGGGCAGCAGGTCCTGCATCAGGAGCGGGATCGCGTCGTTGTAGGTCAGGTCCGAGCCCGCGGTGCCGATCTTGGGGACCAGGACCGCCGCGACCAGGCCCGGGATCATCACCAGGAACACGATGAACATCTTCGGGAACGCGGCGATGAGCGGGGTCCGCCGGGCCGCGCTGAGGTTCTTGGCGGACAGCGCGCGCTGCACCTCGGCGAAGTTGGTCGTCCAGTAGCCGAAGGACAGCACGAAGCCGAGTCCGAGGACGATGGTCAGCCAGTTCGCGCCCAGCGGGTTGGCCTGGCCGATGCCGGTGCCGCCCCACGCGGAGAGGAAGTTGTCACCGTGGGCGGCCTTCAGGGAGCCGGTCAGGCCGTCCCAGCCGCCGACCCGCTTGAGGCCGAGGATGGTCAGGGGTATGAGCGCGGCCAGGATCACGAAGAACTGGAGCACCTCGTTGTAGATCGCCGAGGAGAGTCCGCCGATCGTGATGTAGGCGAGCACGAAAAGACCGGCGACCACGATCGCCACCCACTGCGGCCAGCCGAGCAGCGCCTCCACGACGATCGACAGGGCGTAGAGGTTGACGCCCGCGATCAGCACCGCGGCGAACGCGAACAGGGCCGAGGCGAGCAGGTGCGCGGACTTGTCGAAGCGCTGGAGCAGGAACTCGGGGACGGAGCGGACCTTCGAGCCGTAGTAGAAGGGCATCATCACGAGCCCCAGGAACACCATCGCGGGGATCGCGCCGATCCAGTACCAGTGCACCACCGCGACGCCGTACTGGGCGCTCGTCGCGGACATGCCCAGGATCTCGGTGGCGCCGAGGTTGGCCGCGACGAAGGCGAGCCCGGTCACCCAGGCCGGCAGGGAGCGGCCCGACAGGAAGAAGTCGAGGCTGGTCTTCACGCTGGCGCGGGCGGCGAAGCCGATGCCCAGGACGACGATGAAGTAGATCGCCAGGATGGTGTAGTCGAGCCCGTTGGTGGGGAGCCGGAGCCCCGCGGCCAGATATTGCATGCGTACCCGCTTCGTCGCGCTTACTGATCCGAACGGGAACCTACGCCTCCGTCGTCAGAAACTGAACAGTTTTGATGCGATTGTTTGTTGGATTGTGATCGAGTGAAGGTTGGACTGGCCGCACTTCGGACTCGTAGGCAAACGCTTGCGTGGCTGTTGACGATCGCTGTTGGCTTGTGGTTTGTTGTGTGCGGTTCTGTTGGATGGTGGAGGTTGCAGGTGAAGAAGACGTCGACCCGGCTCGCCGACGGCCGTGAGCTGCTCTACTACGACGCGCGGGACGACCTCGTACGGGACGAGAGCGACCGCCGTCCGCTCGACCCGGTGTCCACCGCGTCCGAACTGCGCCACGACCCCCTGCTCGGCGACACCGTGGTCGTCGCCTCGCACCGCCAGGGCCGCACCTATCTGCCGCCCGCCGACGCCTGCCCGCTGTGCCCCTCGCGCCCGGACCGCGACAGCGAGATCCCGGCCGCCGACTACGACGTCGTCGTCTTCGAGAACCGCTTCCCCTCGC
Protein-coding sequences here:
- a CDS encoding helix-turn-helix transcriptional regulator, translated to MGVRLMVVDDHRLLAEALASALKLRGHRVLAAAAPVAGAAELVVSRAPEVCLLGTASPAEPGVFDPIVRIKRERPQVAVVVLGPVPSPRGIAAAFASGASGYVRHDERIEGVERAMVKARAGEAAVAPGLLQGAFAELLNPAAQPDDEGQRLLRLLTPREVEVLVRVADGEDTRLIAAGMGIAPSTARTHVQRVLMKLGVGSRLEAAALAARTGLLDRATPPR
- a CDS encoding sodium:solute symporter family protein, whose amino-acid sequence is MQYLAAGLRLPTNGLDYTILAIYFIVVLGIGFAARASVKTSLDFFLSGRSLPAWVTGLAFVAANLGATEILGMSATSAQYGVAVVHWYWIGAIPAMVFLGLVMMPFYYGSKVRSVPEFLLQRFDKSAHLLASALFAFAAVLIAGVNLYALSIVVEALLGWPQWVAIVVAGLFVLAYITIGGLSSAIYNEVLQFFVILAALIPLTILGLKRVGGWDGLTGSLKAAHGDNFLSAWGGTGIGQANPLGANWLTIVLGLGFVLSFGYWTTNFAEVQRALSAKNLSAARRTPLIAAFPKMFIVFLVMIPGLVAAVLVPKIGTAGSDLTYNDAIPLLMQDLLPNGVLGIAVTGLLAAFMAGMAANVSSFNTVFTYDIWAKYVKKDRPDAYYLRFGRLITAIGVLASIGTAFIASSFSNIMGYLQTLFSFFNVPMFVVFVIGMFWKRASVKSGVWGLFAGTTAAMVNYFWIYKQGVVSIPTDQGANFVSAIVGFVAGAVVMVAVTLFTAPKPAAELAGLVYGTKSPGVEEPPAEGDSAWYRSPALLGWGAIALAALCYVPYSF
- a CDS encoding PQQ-binding-like beta-propeller repeat protein, translating into MSQPPQPPQQPPRPEDTPPGFGAPQQPPAPGFGAPQQPPAGGFGAPTPPPPTGPPSTPPPAGPPAYGYPQTPPQQPGYGYPAAAPQQQPGYGYPQTPPQQPGYGYPGQPGQPGQPGYGYPGQPPTQPMQPQYPTPGAPGPGQPGGKKPNTQLTIIVAAVVAVALIVGGGIWYASGKDDGKSEANSGDTGGAKGSGGSATGGGGKEKAPANTAAHVLFQTPQPQVKDLTAVHGSWLTDKVYVKSGVKEIVGYDPAKGTQLWKLPLTGNVCESTTHVSADGKTAFAFESQDNGAKFASCTEVAGLDLTTGKLLWQADIKGANGDRKTRFDEVTLGAGTVAAGGLDGGAAWDLNTGKELWKPTTTADQCKDVGYGGGDALVAVRKCGDYEKPTINVQPLDPKTGQPLSTYKMVPGVQYAHIVSTKPLVLAADVGESAGDGSGISDFFSVDDKTGKLLARIPAPGDKYAADCDGTSVEKCTMVAAGGGKLFVPTEEHENASTANGSSGRTNEVVAFDLTTGQAVPGKADAGDGYKLHPLRMDGTNVIAYKDAPYDKGTQVVSIDGTTLKSTLLLENPSDRSVRGAITSFSTEFSEILYGNGRLYLGATLLSKPYSASDSDKKFLFMATGTS
- a CDS encoding PQQ-binding-like beta-propeller repeat protein, whose translation is MPPAPPAQPPQMPPAPPAGAPGYGYPQAPGQQPGYGYPQGPPPQPGYGYPGAPGQPPTQGNPYAQTQQGGYGYPGQPQYPGAPMPPQGGGGKNPFKGKPAMIVAAAVAGLLVIGGGVYLATSGGDDDKKPVADKSNSATPSGSPSVDKGDGKGDGRPGTGDDSGDVNAGIKPGEARVWYHENETPLTQNGATQYGPWRVGDVVVKAMYKEAVGYSVADGKEKWKVSLDTPICGAPHDTTADGKIVFGVQENNTKDAKCNQLQMIDFAAGKAGWKAPVPSENTFDIMVSFDMAISGNTVALARMGGASGFSIADGKKLYGTPKTGNCRSDAFAGGPKLISVGSCTDPNDNNLDSPPSELLQELDPATGKSKWNFQYEKGWTIRRVYSMDPLVVYATNKDKKTWNISTFTADGKLRSQVDSKAQLTASCSGFGIIDRQLQDCSGTAADANTLYISTEGKQSEELGVGRSNEVIAIDLATGKEKWHSAAPKGRMMSPLAVEGGKVVLYIEPGIDDAGAAVATLPPTGGAPQITLQSPAAASGTERNFYSPHTVWAGGRLFLLNGRVKSPKGDERDNSILSFGK